The following proteins are encoded in a genomic region of Oncorhynchus kisutch isolate 150728-3 linkage group LG18, Okis_V2, whole genome shotgun sequence:
- the LOC109909529 gene encoding uncharacterized protein LOC109909529 encodes MAALLLLLLVSAGVLLSSTEAQEAYNKLPDNYRKGVDLALQQLNSHAGVKHHFLFFKSLLKSDIEPGFDVSYIYHSFYLKATKCPKGTVDSTQCKFRNDRPLIDCSVCYKTFAGEIEKDPKPYIHCVHKPALTEDMMTTRVEHCNTMSYHSGAPTLLASKS; translated from the exons ATGGCTGCTCTATTACTGCTGTTGTTGGTTAGTGCTGGAGTCCTGCTGTCTTCTACTGAGGCTCAGGAGGCTTATAATAAACTCCCCGATAACTACAGGAAAGGAGTGGATCTGGCTCTGCAACAACTCAACTCTCACGCTGGAGTCAAACACCATTTTCTCTTCTTCAAGAGTCTCCTGAAGTCCGACATAGAG CCTGGATTTGATGTGAGCTACATTTATCACAGCTTCTACCTGAAAGCCACCAAGTGCCCAAAGGGAACGGTTGACTCCACGCAATGCAAGTTCAGGAATGACCGA CCATTGATAGACTGTTCAGTCTGCTACAAAACCTTTGCTGGAGAGATTGAGAAGGATCCAAAACCGTATATCCACTGTGTCCACAAACCAGCACTTACAGAG GATATGATGACAACAAGAGTAGAACACTGTAACACAATGAGTTACCACAGTGGAGCCCCTACTCTCCTGGCTTCAAAATCTTAA